A region of the Verrucomicrobiota bacterium genome:
TTGGTAGCCGGGGCCGCCGGAACCGGTCCCATTGGGATCGCCGCCTTGGATCATGAAGTCGGGGATGACGCGATGAAAGGTCAGCCCATCGTAGAATCCGCGCTGGGCGAGGTGGAGGAAGTTGGCGCAGGTGAGCGGGGTTTCGCTCGGGAAGAGGGTGAGGTGGATCTCGCCTTTTTCGGTGTGGAGGGTGATTTTGATGGTGAGGGGAAGCTCTTGGCTCATAAGGGAGGGGTCGGGGTGGAAGGTTGAAGTTTCAAGTTTTCAGTTTCGAGTTGGCTGCTGGGTTCGGGGAGATTCGGCCAGGTGGATGGCCAGCCGTTTTTGAAGAGTATCGGGGGTTTCGCCCTGGGCTCGGAGGTTGGCGAGGGTGAGGGATGGGTGGCGTTTGGCGAGGCGGTGGCCATTTTCGTCTCGGATGAGGCGGTGGTGCTGCCACTGTGGGACGGGGAGGCCGAGGAGTTCTTGCAGCAGCCGATGGAGGGGGGTGGCGTGGCGGAGGTCTTCGCCGCGGGTGACGAGGTCAATGCCTTGGGCGGCGTCGTCGACGACTACGGCCAGGTGGTAGGCGGCGGGGGCGTCTTTGCGGGAGAGGATGACGTCCCCCAAGGCCTCCGCCCCGCCGGTGTGGTCACCCAGGCCGATTTCATGCCAGGTGAGGGGTCCGGTTTGCGCGAGGGCTTGGGCGAGGTCGAGCCGGAGGGAGTGGGGCTGTCCTTGCGCGAGGCGATCTTGTCGCTGGGTGGGGGAGAGCTGGCGACAGGTGCCTGGGTAGAGGGGGCCTTCGGGGCCGTGGGGGGCGTTGGTGATGCGGGCGAGTTCGGTTTGGATGTCTTTGCGAGTGCAGAAGCAGGGGTAGAGAAGGTCGCGTGCGGCTAACTGGTCGAGGGCGGCTTGGTAGGCGGCGGGGCGCTCGCTTTGGCGCCAGACGGGTTGTTCCCAGGTGAGTCCCAGCCAGCGGAGGTCTTGGTAAATGGTTTCTTCGTGCTGAGGTCGCGCGCGGGCTTGATCGAGGTCTTCGAGGCGGAGGAGAAAGCGGTCGTTGCGCTCTTGGGCTCTCTCCCAGGCGAAGAGGGCGGCGTAGGCGTGGCCGAGATGGAGCCGGCCAGTGGGGCTGGGGGCGAATCTGGTCGGCATGCGCTTTATCCCAGGTCGGTCAGGCTGGCGAAGTCGGTGTCGAAGAGGCGGCGGTGCATTTTGAGGGCTCGGCGGTCCGTGAGTTCGGCGAGGGCGTCCGCCAGACGACGCGCTTTGCTGGCCTCGGTGTCCGCTTCCACGAGCAGGCGGTGGTGGTGGGGGGTGAGGAGCTGATACTCTGGTTGCTCGCTTCCGAGGTAGTTCGCCCAGAGCGGTTCCCAGAGCTGTCCGAGGAGGCGAGCCGCTTTGAAGTCGAGGAGCTGCTGGAGTTCCCGGCTTTTGAAGATGAGGTCGGTGGCGATGGCTTTGTAGAGGCGGCATTCCACTTCGATCTCCGGTTGGATGGCGAGGCGGTAGCGATAGCGCTGGGTTTGCGCGGTCAGAAAGTTGCTCTCATCGGCCAGGGAGACGGCTTGGATGAAGTCGCCTATCCGGCGGCCCAGTCGGGCTTCCAATTTGCCTTCCCGGATGCTGGCGAGGAGCCGTTCGAGGGCGTGGCTTTGGGTGGGGGCGAGGTCTTGGCCCGCGGCCCAGCGTTCGATGCGTTCGATGGTGAGGAAGCCGGCTTTCACCCCATCGGTGAGGTCGTGGATGGAGTAGGCGGTGTCGTCCGCCCAGTCCATGAGTTGGCATTCGATGGAGCGGAAGGCATTGCGGGAGGGGCCGGGGGTGTAGTCCGGGGGGAAGGCTTGGTCTCCGAGCGCGAAGTCGAGGTCGCTGGCTTGCTCGTCGTAGAGAAAATGGTTGGCCGGGGGAGCGGCTCCCTCTCGGAGGAGCTCTGCGCGGAGCGTTTTGTATTTGAGCACGCCATCGAGGAGGGCGCGGGTGGGCTGGATGCCTCGGGTTCCTTGGTAGAGGGTGCTGGTGAGAAGGCGCAAGGTCTGGGCATTGCCTTCGAAGCCTCCGTGCTGGGCCAGGAGCTGATTGAGGGTGCGTTCACCGACGTGGCCGAAGGGCGGGTGGCCGAGGTCGTGGGCCAGGCAGATGGCTTCCACGAGGTCGGGGTCGATGAAGTGGTCCTGAGCCAGGTCGGAGGAGCGCTGCTTGAGAAATTGGCAGAGGGAGCGGCCGATCTGGGCCACTTCGATGGAGTGGGTCAGGCGGGTGCGGTAGAAGTCGTATTCGCCGGCCAGAAAGACTTGGGTTTTCGATTGGAGACTGCGGAAGGCGCTGGTGTGGAGGATGCGGTCCCGGTCGATCTGAAAGGGGCTGCGGTAGTCTTCTGGGCGCTTAGCCTGGCCCAAGGTTTCGAGGTCGAAGGCTTGGTAAAAGGTGTTCACTGAATGAGTTTGCGAGGGTTCCGTCTTCAGTTTTCAGTGCCCAATGAGTTACCAGACGAGCATTCGTAGGTCGATTTTGCTTTTTCTTCTAGGGCTTTGTGGCTGTGTCGCCGAGCCGGAGACCGAGGGGACGGCGGTGGCCCCGGTGGCGAAGGCGCCTGTCGAGGTGCCTCCGGAGATTTTAGCAAAGGTGGGACAAAAGATTTGGACAAATGAGTGTGGGGGCACGGTGGCCGGGCTGACCTCTTGGAATGCGGGAGAGGACTTTGCCTCGCTCGGGATCGGACACTTCATTTGGTATCCAGGTCCGGAAGGGCCTTTCAAGGAGAGTTTCCCGGCCATGATGGCCTCCCTGCGGGCGCAGGGGGTCGCGGTGCCGGGGTGGGCGCTGGGGACGGATTGCCCGTGGCCGGACAAGCCGGCTTTCGAGGCGGACAGAGAGGGGCCGCGACAACGAGAGCTACGGGCTTTGCTTTCCCGGACGGTCATGGAGCAGACCCGTTTCATTGTGGGCCGTCTCGAGGCTTCGCTTCCCCAGATGTTGAGGGCGGCCTCGCCGGGGGAAGGCCGCGCGGTGCTGGAGGGGTTTCGCAAGCTCCAGCAGACGCCCCACGGTCTCTACGCACTCATCGATTACGTGAATTTCAAGGGAGAGGGAACCCATCCCTCGGAGCGTTACCAAGGGGTCGGTTGGGGCCTGCTGCAAGTCCTCGAAGGGATGGAAGCGGTGGTCGGGGTGGAGCAAGCGCCGCGGGCTTTTTCGCAGTCGGCCGCCCGGGTCTTGGCGCGTCGGGTGGAGTTGGCCCCCCCTTCGCGCCAGGAGGGCAAGTGGCTGGCTGGCTGGAGAAACCGCGTGACCACTTATGCTAGCCCTTTCTGAAGAAAGGGCGTTTCAACTTGAAACTCCCTGTCCGCTCGCGGACAGGGAGGCCCATGGCTACTGAGACTACGCTCATTCTTTTCAAACCCGATGCCGTTTCCAAAGGACTTACGGGAACGGTCTTGGACCGGTTCCTCAAAAAAGGCTTTCTGGTGCGGGGGCTCAAGATGATGTCCTTAAGCGACGAGCTTTTGGCCGAGCACTATTCCCACATCGCGGACAAACCCTTTTTCCCCGGCCTGAAGGCCTTCATGCAAGAGACGCCGGTCATTGCCCTGGCGCTGGAGGGGGAGAACGTGATTGCCGAAGTGCGGGACTTGCTCGGGCCGACCGATTCGACGGTCGCGGCCCAGGGCACCATTCGCGGAGACTTCGGGGTGGATATGCAGACCAATGTCTGCCACGCCAGCGACGGGCCGGATACGGCGGTGGCGGAGCTGAAGCGCTTCTTCGGCCAGGGAGAGATTTTCTCTTACTGAGTCTTCTGCCCCGCTCCCGGGTCCCGGGCTCGCCAGAAGGTGGCCAGGAGGCTGCCCAAGAGGCAGTGGTAGATGGCCGAGAGGGCGCAGGGAACCGCCACCAGAGGGTGCGCCGCAAAGTGGGCTTTGGCCAAGGCGGTGCCCAATCCGGAGTTTTGCATCCCGACTTCGATCGAGAGCGTGCGAGCATTGGCTTCGGGCAATTTGAGCCAGCGCCCGAGGGCGTAGCCGAGTCCGAAGCCGCAGAGATGGAAGACGGCCACCGAGAGAAAGAGGGTCCAGGCGGCAGCTAGGATGGCGTCTCGCTGGGTGGCCAGGATGAAGCCCACAATGGCCGCAATGAAGAAGACGGAAAAGAGGGGGGAGAGGGTCCGGATGGTGGTGGCCAAGGGGCCGGGCTGGAGGAGAAATTGATTGATGGCCACTCCCGCGAGGACGGGGAGGAGGACGATTTGCACCATCGACCCCAGCATGGCGAGAGCCTGGACTTCGACGAGGGTGCCAGCGAGCGCGCTGGTCAGCAAAGGAGTGAGCGCGACGGCCGCCAAGGTGGAGGCGGTCGTCATGAGCACCGAGAGAGGGAGATTGGCCCGGGCCAGGTAGGTGACGACATTGGAGGCCGTCCCGCCCGGACAACAACTCACCAGGATGAGGCCGACCGCGAGGTCGGTCGGGAGTTGGAAGAGGCGACCCACCCCCCAGCCCAAGAAGGGCATGACGAGAAACTGGGCCGCCACCCCGAGGGCCAGCTGGCGGGGCAAGCGGAGGACTTGGCGAAAGTCGTCGAAGGTCAAGGTGAGCCCCATGCCCAGCATGATGAGGCCGAGGCCGGGCTTGACCCAAGGACCCACCCACAACCAGTGAGAGGGAGCGAGCCAAGCCCAGAGGGAGATGAGAACGACCCAGAGGGCGAAGAGGTTCGTGAGCTGGCTGGTCTTCAGGCTGGGCGGTGGTTGGGGTGTTCCTAACGGCTTTCCGCCAAGAGGACGAAAGGAGGGTCGTTCGGGAGATTGAGAAAGCTGTATTTGGCAACTCGCAGGCTAGGCTGCTCGCTTAGATGGGCCTCGACCGCTTGGGATTCTTCCTGGCCTCCCGGATGGCCTGGGTAGCAGGTCACCAGCAGGAGGCCTTTTTTCTCCAGCCGCTCGCCCGCTTGCTCGAGGGCCCGGAGGGGGGTGGAGGGGCGGGTGGTGAGGGTTTTGGGGCCGCCGGGGAGGTAGCCAAGATTGAAGAGGATGACTTGGAAGCGGGCCTCGGGAGGGAGGTGTCGCGCGAGGTGCTGGTGGTCGCTTTGGTGAAGGTGAACTTGAGAGCTGGCCTCATGAGCTTGCAAGCGCCGCCGCGTGCTTTCGATGGCGGTGGCCTGGATGTCGAAGGCGTGGACTTGGCCCTCCGGCCCGACTTGCCTGGCCAGAAAAAGAGTGTCGTGTCCGTTGCCAGCGGTGGCGTCGAGCGCGCTATCGCCCGGGTGCAGGCGCGGGGCCACCAGTTCATGGACGAAGTCAGTCGCTTTCGGAAGCATGCTGGAATCCATATCGGGGGGTGAGCGCGGGGTCAATGGGCGCTCCCTCGACCAGATGCCGGGCCAGTTCTTGAGCGCACCAAGGGGCGTAAAGACTGCCTTTTGAACCCAAGCCATTCAAGAGATGGAGAGGGGGGTGCTGGGGGTGGGTGAGAAGCACCGGTTTGCGCCCTTCCAGGATGGGACGGACGGCGGCCCGTTGGCCCGTTACCCGGTAGGGCTGGGGGCAGAGGGGGAGCAAGCGAGCCTCGATTTGGGCGCGGGCCTCCGGAGTGGGCTCTTCGTCGAGCGGGTCCCAGGAGTAGGTGGCGCCGGTGCGATAGCGCTCTTCTGCGACGGGCGCGAGCCAGTTCCCTCGGTTGAGAATGCGCTCTTCCTGCCAACCGGGGATGGTGAGGTCGAGGATTTCTCCTTTGGCGCTGCGGAAGGGGAGGCCGCCAAACCAAGCGCCGCTGGCCTCTCGGTAGCCTCGACAGAAGACGAGGTGGCGAGCCTGGAGATCCTGGTAGTGAAGCCCTTGTGAATTTGGCTGCACGTCTTGGTCTAGGAAGGTCTCCTGGCGGTAGCTGCCGCTTTCTTGCAGGTTTTTTTGGGAGGCTCGGAGAAAGGCCTCGCTTCGCAAAAGTCCCGCGTTTCGCAGTTCCAGGAAGGCTTCGGTGTGCTGGGACACCCAATCGGCATAGAGACCTTGTTCGCTTTTTTCGCGGGCCTTGCGGGATTGAGTGGGGTGGGCGAAGAAGCGAATTAAGTGCCGTTCTTCGAAGAAGGAGGCCTTCCAAGCGCTTTCTTGGGCCCGGTAGAATCTCCGGGCCCGCGCGAAGCTTTCCGCGTAGCGCCAGGTAGGCTGGAAGTGGCGCCCGGTGACCGGGTTCATGAGACCGGCGGCCACCTGGGAAGAGGTTTCCGAGTGGCCGGAGTCGAAGACGAGCACCCGCTGACCGCGCTCCCGAAGGGCGTGCGCGAGGCAGGCGCCGGCCAAGCCGTGGCCGACCAGGAGAACATCGAAGGAGTTCGCGGTCTTGATGCCGTGACTGTGCCCGCTCCGGGTGGCGGCGGCAAGGCGGCTTCTTTTGGGGGTCGGCCGAGCGGTCCCCGGCCTGGCCAGC
Encoded here:
- the gluQRS gene encoding tRNA glutamyl-Q(34) synthetase GluQRS, yielding MPTRFAPSPTGRLHLGHAYAALFAWERAQERNDRFLLRLEDLDQARARPQHEETIYQDLRWLGLTWEQPVWRQSERPAAYQAALDQLAARDLLYPCFCTRKDIQTELARITNAPHGPEGPLYPGTCRQLSPTQRQDRLAQGQPHSLRLDLAQALAQTGPLTWHEIGLGDHTGGAEALGDVILSRKDAPAAYHLAVVVDDAAQGIDLVTRGEDLRHATPLHRLLQELLGLPVPQWQHHRLIRDENGHRLAKRHPSLTLANLRAQGETPDTLQKRLAIHLAESPRTQQPTRN
- the dgt gene encoding dGTP triphosphohydrolase gives rise to the protein MNTFYQAFDLETLGQAKRPEDYRSPFQIDRDRILHTSAFRSLQSKTQVFLAGEYDFYRTRLTHSIEVAQIGRSLCQFLKQRSSDLAQDHFIDPDLVEAICLAHDLGHPPFGHVGERTLNQLLAQHGGFEGNAQTLRLLTSTLYQGTRGIQPTRALLDGVLKYKTLRAELLREGAAPPANHFLYDEQASDLDFALGDQAFPPDYTPGPSRNAFRSIECQLMDWADDTAYSIHDLTDGVKAGFLTIERIERWAAGQDLAPTQSHALERLLASIREGKLEARLGRRIGDFIQAVSLADESNFLTAQTQRYRYRLAIQPEIEVECRLYKAIATDLIFKSRELQQLLDFKAARLLGQLWEPLWANYLGSEQPEYQLLTPHHHRLLVEADTEASKARRLADALAELTDRRALKMHRRLFDTDFASLTDLG
- the ndk gene encoding nucleoside-diphosphate kinase, whose product is MATETTLILFKPDAVSKGLTGTVLDRFLKKGFLVRGLKMMSLSDELLAEHYSHIADKPFFPGLKAFMQETPVIALALEGENVIAEVRDLLGPTDSTVAAQGTIRGDFGVDMQTNVCHASDGPDTAVAELKRFFGQGEIFSY
- a CDS encoding bile acid:sodium symporter family protein — its product is MKTSQLTNLFALWVVLISLWAWLAPSHWLWVGPWVKPGLGLIMLGMGLTLTFDDFRQVLRLPRQLALGVAAQFLVMPFLGWGVGRLFQLPTDLAVGLILVSCCPGGTASNVVTYLARANLPLSVLMTTASTLAAVALTPLLTSALAGTLVEVQALAMLGSMVQIVLLPVLAGVAINQFLLQPGPLATTIRTLSPLFSVFFIAAIVGFILATQRDAILAAAWTLFLSVAVFHLCGFGLGYALGRWLKLPEANARTLSIEVGMQNSGLGTALAKAHFAAHPLVAVPCALSAIYHCLLGSLLATFWRARDPGAGQKTQ
- a CDS encoding class I SAM-dependent methyltransferase codes for the protein MLPKATDFVHELVAPRLHPGDSALDATAGNGHDTLFLARQVGPEGQVHAFDIQATAIESTRRRLQAHEASSQVHLHQSDHQHLARHLPPEARFQVILFNLGYLPGGPKTLTTRPSTPLRALEQAGERLEKKGLLLVTCYPGHPGGQEESQAVEAHLSEQPSLRVAKYSFLNLPNDPPFVLLAESR
- a CDS encoding FAD-dependent oxidoreductase, producing MLARPGTARPTPKRSRLAAATRSGHSHGIKTANSFDVLLVGHGLAGACLAHALRERGQRVLVFDSGHSETSSQVAAGLMNPVTGRHFQPTWRYAESFARARRFYRAQESAWKASFFEERHLIRFFAHPTQSRKAREKSEQGLYADWVSQHTEAFLELRNAGLLRSEAFLRASQKNLQESGSYRQETFLDQDVQPNSQGLHYQDLQARHLVFCRGYREASGAWFGGLPFRSAKGEILDLTIPGWQEERILNRGNWLAPVAEERYRTGATYSWDPLDEEPTPEARAQIEARLLPLCPQPYRVTGQRAAVRPILEGRKPVLLTHPQHPPLHLLNGLGSKGSLYAPWCAQELARHLVEGAPIDPALTPRYGFQHASESD